The following DNA comes from Musa acuminata AAA Group cultivar baxijiao chromosome BXJ1-4, Cavendish_Baxijiao_AAA, whole genome shotgun sequence.
TCATAGATATTAGAACTGTGGCCACTCCAAGCTTACACAGCCTCATTCCTGTCCTCACTTACCAAGTTCGCTGGTCATACTAATTAAAAGGTAGTCGAACTAAAGCAGAGGATGGTGTTGACCATGCTGATGTTGAAGAGACGAAAGTAAAACGCGTCTAGAGTTAATGTATAAAGAgagatatatagagagagagaggattgcaAGGGGAGGTAATGAATGGTAAGGGCAGAAGACAAGTGTTTAAGATAAAGAAAATGGGGTACGAGGTCGGGCGTGGAAAGAGAAGGACGAAGGAGGAGGACCACCAACAACAAGTAAAATAGTGTGAATGAGAGGGaggggaaggaaaaggaagaagaaataagAAGAGTAGAACATAAGAGGAAGATGCGGTCCCAAGCTTTGTCTGGTCCCCATTCCAATGGGCGTTTTAATGGGAATTAGTTGGAAATGGAGGACCACATCCCCTTTGGGTCGGCGCCAGCCCTTGTTTCCGGAATATTTCTCAGGCGCATCTATTCCACCCttactcttctcttctctctctccatCTACCTCGGTGTCTGACACTAGCTTTGGTGTAGACTAGGGGATGGAAGAGTGGCAGCTCAGAGACAGACCTGCAAGTCTGTAAGACCCAATCAAAGCATCAGTTCTCATTCAGACGAGAGCAGCAGCCCAACAGAAGCCCATCTGAAAAGTTGTGGCCCCCTGCTGTGGGCGAGACTGGGAGACTGCAAgcgagaaggaaagaaagaaagagagcttCCCCCCACTTTGGAGAAGTCGGGATTCGTGCCAATCCGAGATCAGCCACTCTTTCTGGCCAGGAAAAGATGCAATAATTGCAGCCGGTGTTGGGCGTTGCTGCTCTTAAGTCCACATACGCATACGGCAAGCTGAGACagatagaagagagagagataagGTGGGGGAGCTGAGAGAGCATGGCCATGCGGCGGCTGGTAGGGTGTTGAAGGAGAGCAAGGACGGGGACCCTTTATACTTATGCTCTCTGCTTGAGAAGCTGTGATATATGATGGCTTCTTTCTAGTtgtttctctttctctttgatcTCTTCCCCTTCTTATTCTCTTCTAAAGACGAGTCTACGGAAGGGGAAGATTTGATGCGGAGAGGATTTGCTTTCTTCGGGCTTTGGAAGCGCTCCTGATGCTAATATATAAATATACTCTAAAGGTTTTGACTTGCTTTGGATATCTGAGTACCGCTTCATCCTTCGGCTCTCTCTGCGCCTCCATCTCCGATCCTGGTTTCTCACCGTGTGATGTCATCATGCTCGTCGGAAAAGCCCTCCTCTTCCGTGTCTCTTGGATAACATAAGCGTGACTTGTGCTCTATACGATCGGTAAGCGCTGCTCTACTGCAAATATTCGCAGATCAGTATGTTCTTTCTTGTTGTTCTCCTTGATCTCGATCGGCATAGCTATGGTGTAAAGATAAAAGAGCTTTGACTTTCACTGCAGGATCCATTTCTTGACATACGCATAGGTCATCTAAGAAGCAGATTAGGTCAAGTTCTCTTCTGGGGCGGTAGAGGATGGGTGAGTCGCAGCATCACCAGCAAGCCTTGGGTTACACCAATTTTTCCCCCACGGCCGACCCAGTACTGATGCACAGCTTTCAACCAAGCCAGGAGCTCTACAGCTTACAGGCGGGGATGGAGATGCTCGGAGTACCCTCCAAGCCCCAGCAGAACACCGACGCCTGGAGAGCCTTCTTCCCCGTGGCCGGCAGTTCGTCCAACGCAGCTTCCAGCTTCCCGCAAACGCTGAATGAGAATCTCATGGTTACACCCGAGAGGGTGGGCGTGAGTCAATGGCATCCTCGGAATCGGATGCTGGTGGACGAATCCTCGGCAAGGTTTCTATTCCCATCATGCCAAGGGAATGGGCAGTCCAGTAGCGGATTGTCCTTGTCCTTAAACCATGCTGAAACTTCCAACTCCGGCTACGATCAGCCACCCTTCGATCACCATGGTTTAACCAGTTCTCGAGACACTCAGTTGCTTCAGAAACCTGCAGATCATCATCTCCAAGATGGCAGGTTCTTTCAGTCGTCGACTTCGCAGTCAGCTCTGATCAATCCCTACCAGCAATCGCAGCAACCGCTGAAGAGCACCAAGTACTTGATCCCAGCAAGAGAGCTGCTAAACGAGTTCTGCAGTCTGGAAACTGCAGTCATCGGTTCATCAAAGGACAAGGCCAGCAAAACTAAGCCGTGGGAGGAAGGAGgcacttcttcttcctccatctcATTCAACCAGTCTCTCTACTCTTTAGACATTCATGAGCTCCAGGGAAGGAAGGCCAAGTTGCTGTCCATGCTAGAAGAGGTCAGTAATTTTTCTCTAGTTTGTCATCATcgatcaagcattcatgattggAGTTCCAACATATGAGCAAGATTGATTTGCCCCACGTTTTGCTGTCTTACACCATACAAGAGGGACTGATTGATTGGTAGATAAGACTGTGCATGAGAGAAAGCCATGTCCCTGTAAGtgtaaaggaggaggaggaggaggaggagtgggGGAATGACTGCCACTTGATCTGGGGGATCCAATTGATTGGTTTGGCAGGCAACTTGTTGAATCTGGATTCAATTATGCGGGACTGCGCAACTACCATTAAAGCGGTGCTGCGCCCCCGCAGGGACAGGTTGATATTTCCGGGAGTTCCATTTACTTTGGGATAACTCTATTCCTTTCCCTTAGGCATCTAGGCCTGCAGGTTCTCCATCCCTGTGTATTTAATGGAACCCACCATATCTCTCCTCTTGACCTTCGACTTGGGAGAAACCCCCTTTTCCATTTAGTTCCTTCCTCGACATATACTAATCATCACATGGTTCTTCGTATGCAGTACCTCACATTCTCACAAGTACCATGCCATTGTATCTATCCCGCAGCCTACACTGCCACAGTTCAGAACATAATAGAAACGCATACATAACCACTGCGTTATTCCTTCCAACTTTTTAAGTGTTCTCTGATTCGTTCAGCGTGTGGTAATAATAGGTGGACAAGAGGTACCGAAGATACCGAGAGCAAATGAGAGCTGTGGTCTTATCGTTCGAGGCGGTGGCGGGAGAAGGAGCGGCGACGGTGTACTCAGCTCTGGCAGCTAAGGTGATGTCGAGGCACTTCAGGTGTCTGAGGGATGGAATCGTGGGACAGATCGATGCGATAAAGAAGGCGATGGGAGAGAAGGACGCAGTTGCACCGGGTACCTCGAGAGGCGAGACGCCGAGGCTCAAGCTCATCGACCAGTGCATTCGACAGCAGAGGGCGTTTCAGCAGGCCGGGATGATGGAGAGCCACCCATGGCGGCCGCAGAGGGGCCTTCCTGAGCGCTCGGTGTCGATTCTGCGTGCCTGGCTCTTCGAGCACTTTCTTCATCCgtaactctctctttctctctctctccctctcccctcttcTGCGCTTCTCTTGaacacactcaaatcacaagtcaAAGAAACGTATGCATATATTGCACCCTAACGAGCAATGTCACATACTATATATAATATCTCATTTGATTTGAACCTACACATCCCTTTTTTTGAATGGTAATGAAACCACCACCACAGGCATTGTCAGCGAGAAgggggaaaaataaaaggattttttgagggaaggaaaaaagaaaaaggaaaagaagcaaCATCTACCTGTGATTATAATCTGAGTCTTATACATGCAACATTGCTTGACTACAGGTACCCTAGTGATGTTGATAAGCATATATTAGCCCGGCAAACTGGACTCTCCAGGAGTCAGGCATGCAAACCCTAACATCCTTTTCAGAATGATATATGTATGTGCAACTCCTCGATTCTTTTCTGTGGCGATGATCAACATGTTGCTTTTGGTTTCTACCAACAGGTGTCCAATTGGTTCATAAACGCTAGGGTGAGGTTGTGGAAGCCAATGGTGGAGGAGATGTACTTGGAAGAGACGAAGGAGCAGGAGAACCAGACATCGCAAGAAGACAACTACAACAGCAGTGACAATGTTAATCGTAATCTTATCTATAACTCTTGCCAGGTGGATAATGTGGAAGACCGGAAGCCAGCACCGGGGCAGCTCCTTACAGAACCCGACTCGCTCTCCTGGGTCATCAGCAACTCCGACGGGAGAGAGCGTGCCGGAAGCAAGAGTTCTCAGAATCCAAACGCCAGCGACAACTTTGGTGTGGTAGATCTGGACTTCACCTCCTACAACCAGTGCAGCCACCCGAGCTTCGGCAGCGGCGTGTCCCTAACGCTTGGCCTGCAGCAACACAACGGCGGAGGCATGGGCCTGTCGTTCTCGCCGCCGGCGCCTCAGCCGTCTCTCCTCTTCTCCAGAGAACAGATGGAGGAGTGCCACCCGAGCCAGCTCCCTATCGTGGATGCCGACGCGCAGAACAGTGCCTACAGGAACCTGGTGGGAGCTCAGTTGCTGCGGCACTTCGCGGGGTAGAATGGTTCTTCGTGGAGGTCAAGGATGAGGATCCGACATGGAAACGGTAGATACGTAGTACAACCGTAGGTCGTCTTGTGCTGTTAATTCTTGCGTCCTTGGTGAATGGCGAGGATATCTGAAGGGTGCGTGCATGGATTGGGGTGGATATATAAGCTGTCAATTTTCTGGAGGGCTGCAGGAATGTTAATTTACTGTACGATGTTGCCATTTGATACAGATTTAAACTAGCTAGGAGTTTTATTTCATCAAATGGTCCTCTATATttctaatatacatatatatatatatatattatttatcttcACTTTTTATTTTATTGCAATACACGATCAAGTTGATAGATTTACCCTTGGATTTTAGTTTATTTTATTAGACAAATGAGAATCTAGCAAGAAATGGGTTTCCTGGAAAATACTAAGATTAGTCTTACCTAAAAATATATCTAGATGAGGTAGATTATGTTTGTTGTTTATGGTATCTTATGATGTGCATTTGTGCTATAGAATAAGTTGATAGGAACTACTGTGTAATGGAAGATTAAATGGAACCGACAAGATTATTCTTTTCTTATAGTAGTTGTTTGATCCTTAGTATCACATAAGAGATGAGATATCATGTCATAATCATCTTCGGCaccatttttcttttttgcactTATTGGACTGTCCAGCCTATGTTAAACATGTTAGTTCTAAGATAATTGGATAGGTCTTGGACCTATATACGTTACCTACAACTCTTCAGCCTCCCTCAAAGGAAGACAAAGAATTGGAGAGGGAGTCACATATTACATCAAGAATATATTaacttattatttataattacatGTTATTATTTGGTTCAAAGTTTGGTAATTCCTAAAGAAACCtctaagttttcttttttttaatcaaatgtatattttttttactttattctaGTAAATTACTTTTATTCTCTAAAAGATTATATTATCCTTTGTCgattgtctcatcatgattatcttttttatattttaaaaattacctTCATAATAAATATGATCATTATGTCGACATATGTTATATCATAGTGATGATCCCCATTATAATGGCCCTTGGAATCATCGAGATCTCTCTACCCCAACTTTCTCAACTTGTTCTCGTTTGTTTGTGTCTCCATCCAAGTTGATGAGAATTTTCTCTTTTGAAGAATAATAAATAATGTATAGAAGTAAATAAAAAGAAGATGctttatagaaataaaaaaaaaacttaggatttttattttgagaatttgccCTTCAAAATCTCACGCTTTAGCTTAGAAAATGATGCACATTAAtaattcataaaatgataaagTTACAACTTCTAATTTCACAAGGAATCTCAGTTAAACTATGAAAACAACCATACAAAAGATAAAAATgaagtttaaattaatattttataaaaaaatatataaatattttatatattctgtCTTGATGTATCAAATGAATCCCAAAAATAGTACGGTTACATACATTGGTAGAGATGCAATATTCCACATTGTAAGGATAAGTACGAAGACTGCTGTAGTTGGGATAAGAATAGTTGCAATGCAACTGGTGATTCCTGTGTTAATGTCATTCATCTCTTCATGATATCTTCATTCGTAAGTTTTTATAGGTTTTCCTATATAAAATTCTaaacaaaattttcagattttataATTAGACTAATTAAAAAATTCAAGACCAAACCCATCAACTCGACTATTATAATTTACAGTCgaaaaatattatcttcttcaCAAATGAGATATTGAATTATAGATTATCACCTTTGAGACTCTAatatcatacaaaaaaaaaaggggagaaatcatATGTAAACAAAACTCTTTCTCAAATAATATTAACAAGGTACTATTATTAATCCaagatcaaattaaaaaaaagaggaaactaagatgaaaaaagaaattataatagattttttaaaaagaaaaacactGACTTTAACCCTATAAACTTAAACACTTAGATGGatctacatatataaatattatttatttataaatatagaataataatttaaattaagagATCCTTATCAAATAAATTGTatctaattaaattatttaaaaataaaaaattaaaattttaaaaattaataacttAAATCTTAGAAACACGAACTTATATTATTTCAACAAAGATAACTACTAAGGTACAATGAAAGATTCAACCTCGTAGAGTTCAATCCGATTCTTAATCGATGAATAATATGAGTTAGACGCTTCTTTTGTAACTCTCGGAATTTTTTCATACTAATTCTGTTTCATGCCTAATTTCATATGGAATCTAAAAGTGActctattttattatattttatttatatcttaatttcattcatttaatatccctgCTGTCATGGACATAACATAGACTTGCTTTGATTTAATGGATGGCAGTGAGGGAGAGAGACATTGCAAAGAGAGGACAGATTGAACTCCAACTTTGTTTGGTGTTAGGGGAGCAATGAGATGTAATTTGGGATCAGAGTTTGAAAAGAGAGAATAAATGAAGATTGCAGGGTGAGGAGAGAGATGTGAAAGCTGATAACAGTACTAATTACTGTGCTTTCCATCATGATTGGTTGAAGCACATGCCCTCCTAAATAAGCCTGGAAGAGAAATGAACCTTACAGCGATGGTTTCCTTTTGCTACTCTCTCTCCCGTCACAAGTTCTACTGCCTCAAGCTGTGATGCAGCGAACCATTCTAAACATCTATGTAAAAAGTGTTGGATTTGATAAGTATTTTAGGATTTAGGAGTAAATAtcttagaaaaataagaaaaatctaaTTTATATCTTCTGTAAAAGTTTTATATGCTTTTAAATTTTGATGAGGTGTTTATGGATTTTTAAAGATGGTGAAACTCTCTAAGATATCTAGAGAGGATAAGACTCTAAAATgggaaaaaaaactataaattcttTCGGATTATATAAAAGAGTATATAAGAATTTAGGACATAAGCATGAAATTATCGAACGGTATTAATCTTATAATATGTTCTTTAATTGTTAATCTTATaatatgtttttgtttttttttcatttcgaGATCTCTCCTTCAAATAAAAACATGGAAATCCAATCCAAAAgtgttttttttctctctccataCGTTAACGAAGGCAGGGGCGGCCTCTGCTCGCTGCATTGACACGAGAGCAAAAGGCAACAGCAAAGTATGCAAAGATTGCAAGAGATGCGGCAGGGAACAATGGCTCCAATCATCATTTGCAGCACCACCTTGAGACCAATCTTGCTGGGTCAATGGCGAAAATAGGGGCACCAACGACCATTTTGAGCTCCTTCAAGCATTCTCTGACCATCACCTGGCCGTTGACGGTTGCACGGTGATGCCTTCATATACGAGTGGCAAAAGCAGAGGATGAAGTAAATGAACCGATGGAAGCAAACCATAATTGCCGCCGGTGAACATCTTGATGCTGCTCaagtctttcttcttctttatttaCCATAGCAAAGCTTCGTACGCAGAGGAGAGGACAAACGCATGCACTACTTGTGACATACCAATCGATTCAAAGAGAGGCTATCCGAGGGTAAAGGCTACCCTGCACATGGCTAGGTAGCATTCATCCAAAGTTCGTATCACAAACAGGAGACAAACACTGCATGGGTAGATTTGCTGTGATTTAGGAGGATCCTCTAACCAGAATATGGAGTTCTTCTTGTCGATGCTCGCAAAGATGAGCATCCGATGTATGTGTTACTTGGTTCTGATTGAAGAAGAAAACGAAACGGGA
Coding sequences within:
- the LOC103976313 gene encoding homeobox protein BEL1 homolog: MGESQHHQQALGYTNFSPTADPVLMHSFQPSQELYSLQAGMEMLGVPSKPQQNTDAWRAFFPVAGSSSNAASSFPQTLNENLMVTPERVGVSQWHPRNRMLVDESSARFLFPSCQGNGQSSSGLSLSLNHAETSNSGYDQPPFDHHGLTSSRDTQLLQKPADHHLQDGRFFQSSTSQSALINPYQQSQQPLKSTKYLIPARELLNEFCSLETAVIGSSKDKASKTKPWEEGGTSSSSISFNQSLYSLDIHELQGRKAKLLSMLEEVDKRYRRYREQMRAVVLSFEAVAGEGAATVYSALAAKVMSRHFRCLRDGIVGQIDAIKKAMGEKDAVAPGTSRGETPRLKLIDQCIRQQRAFQQAGMMESHPWRPQRGLPERSVSILRAWLFEHFLHPYPSDVDKHILARQTGLSRSQVSNWFINARVRLWKPMVEEMYLEETKEQENQTSQEDNYNSSDNVNRNLIYNSCQVDNVEDRKPAPGQLLTEPDSLSWVISNSDGRERAGSKSSQNPNASDNFGVVDLDFTSYNQCSHPSFGSGVSLTLGLQQHNGGGMGLSFSPPAPQPSLLFSREQMEECHPSQLPIVDADAQNSAYRNLVGAQLLRHFAG